In Leptolyngbya sp. NIES-2104, the genomic window TGCGATTCTGGGACTGACACCGCTCAGAACTGAAGTCGATAGTTTATTTGTCGTGGCGCTGTTAACGATCGTGGGTTTCTCGGTCAATGACACGGTTGTAATTTACGATCGCGTTCGTGAAACGATTCAACTTAATCCGGGTCGTCACATTAATGAAATCGTAGACGATGCGGTGAATCAAACTTTAACGCGATCGATTAACACGACGTTAACCGTATTACTAACGCTGTTTGCGCTCTTCTTGTTCGGGGGTGATACGCTGCGAAACTTTGCTTTGGCGCTGATTATTGGTTTTACGATGGGGGCATATTCAAGTATCTTCATCGCGAGTTCACTGTTAGCGCTGTGGCGAGAAAAGCGGGGGCGGGCATTTGCGCCTGTGAAAACTGCTGAAGTCAGTAGTGATTAGGTTAGAAGCGTATGACACACCCGGATTTTATTGATCCGTCTGAACTTGATCCAAAATTCCAAGCCGCCGTTCAACGACTGCACCGGATGACGGTGATCGGACGGTGGCTGGTTGTTTTGGGATTGTGGTTGACGATCGGCGTTCTCAGTCTTTGGGGATTGCGCTACCCGATTTCGCTGATGATGCAGTATTTCACTTGGGCAGCATTGCGGCATGGACTGGCGGGAAATCTCGCAGCCTCGATCGGGTTAGGGATTTGTGTTGGAATGACACTGAGCGTTTTGATTTGGCAGAGTCGCAATATTCTTTTTGGTTTGCCCACCGATGAGCGTCAGCGTCTTGAAAAAATCGTTCTCAAAATTCGCCAACAAGGTCAAAGCCATCCGCTTTGGAGATGGATTGAACCGAATAAAAAATAATTGGCTACCGTAAAGAGAGTGTGTTTCAAGAGGGAATATGCAGCGCTCTGAACGTCATTCGCCATTTACGGCATTTCTGCAAGTTGCCACGATCGTTTCAATTTTGGCAACGATCGCGGTCAATGCCATCTCAAATATCTATCCATTAAGAGAACTGAATATCGGTCAGATTGCGAACACGATTCTTGGAGGTGTACTCGTCACGCCAGCCAATTATGCTTTTGCAATTTGGGGTGTCATTTACCTTGGATTAATCGCTTTCGGAATCTATCAAGTTTTACCTTCACAGCGTTACAATTCGTATTTACTGAAGTTACGCGCTCCAATCATTTGGTCATCTGTTTTCCAAATCGTTTGGGTATATCTTTTCCAGTTGCAGCAATTTTGGCTATCGGTTGTTTTCATGTTTGGGATTCTGTTGAATCTGATTGCTGCTTTCATTTGGTCTAGATTTCCAAAGAGCCGTCAAGAAAAATGGTTTGCTCGGATTCCGATCGCGATTTATCTCGGTTGGATTAGTGTTGCTTCGATCGTGAATGTTGCCTCTGCACTTTATGCGTCTCGGTGGAATGGATTTGGTATTGATGCAACGATCTGGACAGTATTAATGATCCTGATTGCGACGGTAATTTCAGCAGTGATCGCAATTCGATACGGTGATATTGCGTTTACAGGCGTAATTATTTGGGCGTTGGTTGCGATCGCAGTTCGTCAATTTGCCCAATCTGCGATTCTCATTACTGCGATCGGAAGCGCGATCGTGCTTATCCTTCTGCTGATTTTTAGAAATCGTTCCCGTGGTGCATGACGCGCATCAGTTCGCCTGATTGAATTAAACGCAGAGTCGGAATTTTCAAGATGGCGTTTGATTACTCGATCGATTTCACCCAAATCAATTTCCGAGAGCATCCAGAACTGTACCGCGTTGGAAAAGGCGAACAAGGCGTTTTATTGGTGGAACCCTATAAAAGCGAAATTCTGCCGCATTGGAGGTTCAAAACGCCGGAGATTGCACAAATTTCCGCCGATAAAATCTACCAGCTTTTTCAGGAATACAAAGCGCAGGGTGATTTTGTTGGGATGGACATGGCGCGAAAATTTTTGCAGATGGGATATACGCGATCGCGACGTTACGCCAATCACAAATCCGGTCGCAAGTATGGTACGGATAAAACTGTTTTACCGCGTGAAGAAGACCCGATCAAAGCTGAATCCGCCAAGATTTTTTATGAGAAATGGCAGCAAGCAAAACTTGACCCGGAATACATGACGCAACTCAGAGCACATCGCGATCGCTACGAAGATGTGAAATAGTTAAGAGTGTTAATCGGTGCTCTTTTACTATGTCTGAACATCTGTCGCTGTTGGAAAATCCTGGAACCTTGTGGCAACGCACGATCGAGCAAACGCAACACGCTCTTTCTTGTGGTGCACTTCTGTCAATTCCAACCAGTCAGACTTTCATCGAGCAAGCAGGAGCTAGATTTCTCGTTCGCATCGTGACAAATCTGATTCGTAAAGAAGTTGCTGATTTGAAGCAGAAACAAGAAGAGATTGCAACTGGAAAACCGATCGATCCATTTCTACCGTACGATCGCGATTTATTTGTTGTTGATATTTCTGATACTCACGTCTGTCTACTCAATAAATTTAACGTTGTCGAAAATCATCTTTTAATCATTACCCGCGCATTTGAAGAGCAAGAATCGTTATTAACCTTCAGTGATCTCGAAGCGATGTGGGCGTGTTTATCTGAAGTAGAGGGTTTAGCGTTTTATAACGGCGGATCTGTTGCGGGTGCAAGTCAGCGCCACAAGCATTTACAACTCGTTCCCTTTCCGTTTGTTCAGAATGGCGATCGCTTACCGATCGATCCATTAATCCAATCTGTGAACTCCTTTGAAATTACCGTCATTCCTGAATTTCCTTTTACTCATGCCTTTAAGAAGCTCGATCGTATCAACACACCTGATCAACTTCTAAAGTGCTATTCCGAACTTTTAGAAGTGGTGGGAATTGATTCTCATCAGCCGATACAAACGGCTCCGTATAATTTCTTAGCGACGCGGGAATGGATGATGATTGTGCCGCGATCACAAGCTGAATATCGTGCGATCGCCGTGAATTCTCTTGCTTTTGCGGGTGCGCTGCTTGTCCGAACTCCTGAGCAACTCGAAACCCTAAAACAATTACGTCCGTTAAATTTTCTAAAGAACGTTGCGGTAATGTCCTCAACTCGTGAGGCTGATCATAATTAAGGGATAGACTCCGCGAGAAATCCCATGAAACTCGATCGATTTATCGTTCCACCGAACCAGAAGATTAAGCTAAAAGATTACAGTCCAGCTTATACAAATGGCTTGAAAGATAAAGCCGCTGCTCAAGCTGAACTCCAGGAAGGTGTGCAAAAACTTGCTAAATATCAAGACATTCTTTATGCTCAAGACTCTTATGCGTTGCTTGTTGTATTTCAAGCAATGGATGCAGCCGGAAAGGACAGCACGATTAAACATGTCATGTCCGGTGTAAATCCCCAGGGTTGCCAGGTTTTCAGCTTCAAAGCGCCATCTTCAGAGGACTTGGATCACGATTATCTTTGGCGTTCATTTAAATCTTTACCAGAACGTGGAAGAATCGGAATTTTCAATCGCTCTTATTACGAAGAAGTTCTTGTCGTGCGGGTTCATCCTGAATTACTTGCCAAGCAAAAGTTACCCAAAGAAGCACAAGGCGATGATATTTGGAAAAAACGATTCAAGCAGATTAATCACTTTGAAGAGTATTTAGTAGACAACGGGATTATTGTCTTAAAGTTCTTTCTGAATGTGTCAAAAGAAGAACAGAAAAAGCGATTTCTTGATCGAATTGATTTGGATGAAAAGAATTGGAAATTCTCAGCCTCAGATGCAAAAGAACGGCAGCATTGGGATGAATACATGCACGCCTATGAAGACCTGTTTAGCCATACCAGTACTGATCATGCTCCTTGGCACATTATTCCAGCCGATCACAAATGGTTTACTCGTTTAGCAGTTTCTAATATCATTGTGGATAAACTAAAATCGCTAAACCTGTACTATCCAAAAGTCAGTGAACAGCATCGAGCAGAGTTACTCGAAGTTAAAAAAGAGTTAGAGCACGAGAAGTAATTTCGCTGTGTAAAGCGTCAAGGAGCAATGCAAAGTCTTAGATGAATCTGCATTGCTCCTTGATGTTTTAGAGCGTTTTTAGAGATTCCCACACCAGAAGTGCAAGAACATCGATCGCATTAAGCGTCTTTTTCAGCTTTTGCAGCAGCACGCTCGATCTTGTGGCTAAACGTGATCAGCGCTTTACCCAAAGTATGCACCGGACCCTTCACGCCGCGTCCAGTTTCATCGCCGATCGCGTTTGTGTGCTCACCGAGTTTTTGCAGTGCTTCTACAATCTGGCTGGCTTCGGTCTTCTTCGCTTTCAGTAGTTTCTTCAACTCCTTTAGAGAAGCAGACAATTCCTTGATGTTGTCTTCTTTGTGACCCTTGAGAAAATCTACCCATTCATCGATCGAATCGATCGCTTCTTCGGATTCAACCTCAGTAGCATCACTATGTAGAATTTCCGTCAAAGATTCAATATCAGGAGCATTATCGAGATCGTTTTCAACGGCTGCTGAATCTGATTTCTTTGCAGTTTTTTGCTCCTTTTCAGCTTCAGAAGAATGCTCTTCTTTTGGCGAAGTTTTTTCGTTTTTAGTTGCCATAGTTCTTGCTCCTTCTATGTTTCAGCAAAGTTATACGAATAAAAATAGAGTCGATTAAATTCATTTCCCTCTGCCAAAAGAAGCGATATAGATCACACTTTGGACAGAGTGCAATCACACTAGAAATATGACGCAGATCACAGCATAAAATTGGCTGAAATGCCCTCTCTAGAAGGGCTTAATAATTTGCGTGTTTCTGCCGAATTCATACCAGAATAAACTCGATCAGTACCGTAAAACGACGATGGTTTTAGACAGTCTCTCTACAGAAAATAGGCTCAACGCTGATATGAACTTTGACCTTGTGGTAGATGATGGCAACTCAATCTTCTTTACGCTCTCGTGGGATGGAACTTCTGGTTTCGTATCACCAAAAACCCTCGGTGAGACTCCGCAATCAATTGGTACAGATGAATGCTGGTTTGGTTCGCAAGATTGCTCATCGGGTGAGTCATCAATGTGCGGAACCTTACGAAGACCTCGAACAAATTGGATACTTAGGACTGATTCGGGCGATCGAGCGGTTTAACCCGAATCAAGGTTGCGCTTTCAGCTCGTTCGCGGTTCCTTATATCCGAGGTGAAATGCTTCACTTCTTGCGCGATCGCGCTGGAACCGTCAAAATTCCCCGTCGCTGGCAGCAACTGAACAAAGAAGGGCAACGAGTCCGCGAACAGCTTACAGAGGCTCTAGGTCGCCAACCCAGCGACGATGAGATTGCAGATGTGTTGAAGGTTTCGGTGAACGAATGGCGTGAAAGCAAACTTGCGGCGAAGAACCGCTTACCGTTGAGCTTAGATGCCACAGTTTGCCAGCAATTAGATTCGCCAATGACTTTAGGTGATACGCTTCCCGATGCGCGATATCAAGCGCTACAAGTGCTAGAAGAAGACCGCCAACAGTTGCAGCGGGCATTGAACCAGCTCGAAGATAAAACACGAGAAGCGATCGAGTATGTCTTCCTACACGATCTGTCGCGCAAGGAAGTTGCAGAACAGATCGGAGTCAGTCCAATGACTGTAACTCGTCGTATTCATCGCGGCATTCAGCAAATGGTTGGACTGCTCCATCCTCAAGTCATGCAGAGCGATCCCTAAGTTCCTAACCAATTTTCCATTCATCTATCAAGTCGCCGAATTGAAATGATCAGTTCGGCGTTTCTTGTTTATCGACCCCCGATCGCAGGTTCTGTCTGAACGATTGGAGTCAGTAACGTTACGCGATCTCTTCTTACCAACATCGCTGCAAATCCTCGATCGCTCAAAATCTGCAAAATCGAATCCGCAACACCACGATCGGTCGTCTGCACTGCTAAGAGATAAGGGCGCTGCTGAAATGAGACCAATCCAATATTGCGATTCAAGACTTGCTGAACCTGAGAAGCCACTTCAGGACGATTGTAATGATTGACGATGACTGCAAAGCCGTCTCCGAGTCGCTGAGGACTGAAGCCTCCGGAGGTCGTGGCAGATTCGACCTGAGAGCGGACAGCTAAGGGTTGAACAGGTCGCGGTTGAACAGATGGCACCTCATCTCTAGCAACCTGACCGCCACCGGGAGGAGTTGCCACAAATGCCCGGAGCCGAACGGTGTCATTGAGATAATTTGCCCAAGACTTCGCGGTATCTGCATCTTGGTAGCCGCCCACTCGTGTCACCGTTTCGCCGAAATAGTTGCAAACCGTCACATCAGCAGTACGAGAGACGACGCTGCGAACCCGCGCTTGAGAATCTGGAGTGCGGGTCACAATCAGCAAGAGGAATTCATTCGATCGAGGAGCCTGACAGTTCGGGAGTTGCGCTTGGGCTGAAGCAATATTCCCAAGGGCAAGGGCGACTCCAGTGAGACCTGTAAAAACCGATTGAAGCGTCGTCTGAGGCATAGAAATTAAGGGGGACTAAGAAACAGCTTCCAAAGACCCCAGCGGGTTCGGAATCGCTTCCGATTGCTGGTACTCTCCGGTGATGACATATTCTAGTCGCAGCTTTAGCCAAGTAATAAATTGTTTGTTGGTCGAGACGATCGCGACACAAGGACGGGGACATTTGGCTTTGATTTCTGCCATTTCGGGTGCTTCAAGGAAAGCAGGTTCTTTGATCACCCAAAAATCGATTTCTCTGCCTTTGTCTTTGTAGTCGCGATACCGTTCTTTTAGAACCTCATCTATCGGTTCTTCTTCCAGCAAAAATTTCTGGCTTGCCAAAACATAGTGATAAGTCGTCATATTGATCAGTCCTTTTTCAAAAAATCCGGAAGGGT contains:
- a CDS encoding MgPME-cyclase complex family protein, which encodes MTTYHYVLASQKFLLEEEPIDEVLKERYRDYKDKGREIDFWVIKEPAFLEAPEMAEIKAKCPRPCVAIVSTNKQFITWLKLRLEYVITGEYQQSEAIPNPLGSLEAVS
- a CDS encoding phosphorylase — protein: MSEHLSLLENPGTLWQRTIEQTQHALSCGALLSIPTSQTFIEQAGARFLVRIVTNLIRKEVADLKQKQEEIATGKPIDPFLPYDRDLFVVDISDTHVCLLNKFNVVENHLLIITRAFEEQESLLTFSDLEAMWACLSEVEGLAFYNGGSVAGASQRHKHLQLVPFPFVQNGDRLPIDPLIQSVNSFEITVIPEFPFTHAFKKLDRINTPDQLLKCYSELLEVVGIDSHQPIQTAPYNFLATREWMMIVPRSQAEYRAIAVNSLAFAGALLVRTPEQLETLKQLRPLNFLKNVAVMSSTREADHN
- a CDS encoding DUF4385 domain-containing protein — protein: MAFDYSIDFTQINFREHPELYRVGKGEQGVLLVEPYKSEILPHWRFKTPEIAQISADKIYQLFQEYKAQGDFVGMDMARKFLQMGYTRSRRYANHKSGRKYGTDKTVLPREEDPIKAESAKIFYEKWQQAKLDPEYMTQLRAHRDRYEDVK
- a CDS encoding polyphosphate kinase 2 family protein — its product is MKLDRFIVPPNQKIKLKDYSPAYTNGLKDKAAAQAELQEGVQKLAKYQDILYAQDSYALLVVFQAMDAAGKDSTIKHVMSGVNPQGCQVFSFKAPSSEDLDHDYLWRSFKSLPERGRIGIFNRSYYEEVLVVRVHPELLAKQKLPKEAQGDDIWKKRFKQINHFEEYLVDNGIIVLKFFLNVSKEEQKKRFLDRIDLDEKNWKFSASDAKERQHWDEYMHAYEDLFSHTSTDHAPWHIIPADHKWFTRLAVSNIIVDKLKSLNLYYPKVSEQHRAELLEVKKELEHEK
- a CDS encoding RNA polymerase sigma factor SigF, with the protein product MMATQSSLRSRGMELLVSYHQKPSVRLRNQLVQMNAGLVRKIAHRVSHQCAEPYEDLEQIGYLGLIRAIERFNPNQGCAFSSFAVPYIRGEMLHFLRDRAGTVKIPRRWQQLNKEGQRVREQLTEALGRQPSDDEIADVLKVSVNEWRESKLAAKNRLPLSLDATVCQQLDSPMTLGDTLPDARYQALQVLEEDRQQLQRALNQLEDKTREAIEYVFLHDLSRKEVAEQIGVSPMTVTRRIHRGIQQMVGLLHPQVMQSDP